One region of Chryseobacterium sp. SORGH_AS_0447 genomic DNA includes:
- a CDS encoding DUF962 domain-containing protein, with product MAKRIKTFNEFYQFYLTEHSKMGTRIFHFIGTLLVFFVIGYVIVSGKERFLWYVPIFGYGFAWFSHAVVEKNRPATFKYPLWSLISDFRLFFELLIGKQKFRGIPAPKASE from the coding sequence ATGGCTAAAAGAATAAAAACATTTAACGAATTCTATCAGTTTTATTTAACTGAGCACAGTAAAATGGGAACCCGGATCTTTCATTTTATCGGAACACTGCTGGTATTTTTTGTGATCGGATATGTTATCGTTTCCGGAAAAGAACGCTTCCTCTGGTATGTCCCGATCTTCGGCTACGGATTTGCATGGTTCAGCCATGCAGTCGTTGAGAAAAACAGGCCCGCCACTTTTAAATATCCATTATGGTCTCTGATCTCAGATTTCCGGCTGTTCTTTGAACTCCTGATCGGCAAACAGAAGTTTAGGGGAATTCCGGCACCAAAAGCTTCTGAGTAA